In Halobaculum rubrum, the following are encoded in one genomic region:
- a CDS encoding metal ABC transporter ATP-binding protein has translation MTAAVDVREATFAYGDRPVIEDVSLTVEAGEFLGLVGPNGSGKTTLLELLIGLRRPDSGTVSLFGEPPHEFADGERVGYVPQDVGEAAGGMPVTVEEVVRMGRYPHRLFRRFRDEDRRAVAAALERVGIADIADRRIGRLSGGQRQRAFIARALAAEADLLALDEPTVGVDAESREAFYDLLHELNDEGMTVVLIEHDIGVVTTHASEIACLNRELFFHGDPETFVETDALAAAYGNAQHVVAHDH, from the coding sequence ATGACGGCGGCCGTCGACGTGCGCGAGGCGACGTTCGCCTACGGCGACCGACCGGTGATCGAGGACGTGTCGCTCACGGTCGAGGCCGGCGAGTTCCTCGGCCTCGTGGGCCCGAACGGGTCTGGGAAGACGACCCTCCTCGAACTGCTGATCGGCCTGCGCCGTCCGGACAGCGGCACGGTCTCGCTGTTCGGCGAACCGCCCCACGAGTTCGCCGACGGCGAGCGCGTCGGCTACGTCCCGCAGGACGTGGGCGAGGCCGCCGGCGGGATGCCCGTGACCGTCGAGGAGGTGGTCCGGATGGGCCGGTACCCGCACCGGCTCTTCCGGCGGTTCCGCGACGAGGACCGCCGGGCGGTCGCGGCCGCGCTGGAGCGCGTCGGGATCGCCGACATCGCGGACCGGCGGATCGGCCGCCTCTCGGGCGGCCAACGTCAGCGGGCGTTCATCGCCCGGGCGCTCGCCGCCGAGGCGGACCTCCTCGCGCTCGACGAGCCGACCGTCGGCGTCGACGCCGAGTCGCGGGAGGCGTTCTACGACCTCCTGCACGAACTGAACGACGAGGGAATGACGGTCGTGCTCATCGAGCACGACATCGGGGTCGTCACGACCCACGCCTCCGAGATCGCCTGTCTCAATCGGGAGCTGTTCTTCCACGGCGACCCCGAGACGTTCGTCGAGACGGACGCGCTCGCGGCGGCGTACGGGAACGCACAGCACGTCGTGGCCCACGACCACTGA
- the gatB gene encoding Asp-tRNA(Asn)/Glu-tRNA(Gln) amidotransferase subunit GatB — MARAAERAELVPVIGLEVHVQLETDTKIFCGCSTDPVEEEEPNTRVCPTCLGLPGALPVLNEAAVEAAVKVGKALDADIPEETRFHRKNYYYPDLPKNFQITQYDAPLCADGELEFSHEGERRTVSVRRAHLEEDPGSLRHVREGPADLDVRTTSVDRADYSLVDYNRAGTPLMEVVTEPDFRDPKEVRAFLEKLEEVLEYLGVFDAGRDGSLRIDANLSMIEASAVGDDGRIDDDVLDSANRTEVKNISSHKGAEQALSYERNRQENLIKRDKAVEQETRHFNETHGNTVSMRSKEEEKDYRYFREADLPALQVSDWKERIAIPELPDARRERFREAYGLDTEAASKLTSRKAVADFYEDVAGQFDPDLAAAWVADTLLGELNYRDMAIEDVTDRLDEFTRLIELVDGEEVTTKNAEEVVLRAMLDEGLSPDEVIEREGLGTAGDDEVATAVAEAIEENPDAVDDYHAGEGGAINFLVGQVMAKTGGSAAPGDVNAMLRERLDE; from the coding sequence ATGGCACGAGCAGCCGAACGGGCCGAGTTGGTGCCCGTCATCGGGCTGGAGGTCCACGTCCAGCTCGAGACGGACACCAAGATCTTCTGCGGATGTTCCACCGACCCCGTCGAGGAGGAGGAGCCCAACACGCGCGTCTGTCCCACCTGTCTCGGGCTCCCCGGAGCCCTCCCGGTGCTCAACGAAGCGGCCGTCGAGGCCGCCGTCAAGGTGGGGAAGGCGCTCGACGCCGACATCCCCGAGGAGACCCGGTTCCACCGGAAGAACTACTACTACCCCGACCTCCCGAAGAACTTCCAGATCACCCAGTACGACGCGCCGCTGTGTGCCGACGGCGAGCTGGAGTTCTCCCACGAGGGCGAGCGCCGCACCGTCAGCGTCCGCCGCGCCCATCTGGAGGAGGACCCCGGGAGCCTGCGCCACGTCCGCGAGGGGCCGGCGGATCTCGACGTGCGCACCACGTCCGTCGACCGCGCGGACTACTCGCTGGTCGACTACAACCGCGCGGGCACGCCGCTGATGGAGGTCGTCACCGAGCCCGACTTCCGCGACCCGAAGGAGGTACGCGCCTTCCTGGAGAAGCTGGAGGAGGTCCTCGAGTACCTCGGCGTGTTCGACGCCGGCCGCGACGGCAGCCTCCGCATCGACGCGAACCTCTCGATGATCGAGGCGAGTGCGGTCGGCGACGACGGTCGTATCGACGACGACGTGCTCGACTCCGCCAACCGCACGGAGGTCAAAAACATCTCCAGCCACAAGGGCGCCGAGCAGGCGCTCAGCTACGAGCGGAACCGACAGGAGAACCTCATCAAGCGCGACAAGGCCGTCGAACAGGAGACGCGCCACTTCAACGAGACGCACGGTAACACCGTCTCGATGCGCTCGAAGGAGGAGGAGAAGGACTACCGCTACTTCCGGGAGGCGGATCTGCCCGCGCTGCAGGTGTCCGACTGGAAGGAGCGAATCGCCATCCCGGAGCTGCCGGACGCCCGCCGCGAGCGCTTCCGCGAGGCGTACGGCCTCGACACGGAGGCCGCCTCGAAGCTCACCTCCCGCAAGGCCGTCGCCGACTTCTACGAGGACGTCGCCGGCCAGTTCGACCCCGATCTGGCGGCCGCGTGGGTCGCCGACACCCTGCTCGGAGAGCTGAACTACCGCGACATGGCGATCGAGGACGTGACCGACCGGCTCGACGAGTTCACCCGCCTGATCGAGCTCGTGGACGGCGAGGAGGTGACGACGAAGAACGCCGAGGAGGTCGTCCTCCGCGCGATGCTCGACGAGGGCCTGTCCCCCGACGAGGTCATCGAGCGCGAGGGGCTCGGGACCGCCGGCGACGACGAGGTCGCGACGGCTGTCGCGGAGGCGATCGAGGAGAACCCCGACGCGGTCGACGACTACCACGCCGGCGAGGGCGGCGCGATCAACTTCCTCGTCGGGCAGGTGATGGCCAAGACCGGGGGCTCGGCGGCGCCGGGTGACGTGAACGCGATGCTGCGCGAGCGGCTGGACGAGTAG
- a CDS encoding MATE family efflux transporter, with protein MPNTDARVDMTEGAVAPRLFSLAWPLVLGNLLQTLYNLADVFWVGRVSPEAVAAVSLMFPLSWMFVSTAMGLTAATIALVSQHVGAGEDRRADEVVGQTTLLAIGVSVVLAAVGLLARRPLLNWIGAEGVVFTEALAYIEVIFLTLPLTFLFFAFRASLQGAGDTKTAMWLVAASAGVNIVIDPVFILGVGPIPAMGTRGAAVATFISRALAAAAGIYVLVRGDWGIQLHLGDLRPNPAVLRKLVDIGYPGTLDGWARSFAAVAMAALVARFGPAATAAYGVGVRLMSVSWSVAGAVGQATATGVGQNLGADTPDRASRVAWTATGGTMAVLALAGAVVWFLPALAIRVFVNDAAVVEEGVSFLRITAPAWAAFGGLMVLQGAFRGAGDTRTAMGLSLLSRWGLRIPAAVVLAYSFTVVVPGVGPVSGLGLGPDGLWWAWTFGAVGSLIVGALWFLRGTWTEGVVERDEGPEPGLDAAGGSDRDGETRPDHDGDDGDGDPATDD; from the coding sequence ATGCCGAACACCGACGCGCGCGTCGACATGACCGAGGGAGCGGTGGCGCCCCGGTTGTTCAGCCTCGCGTGGCCGCTCGTGCTCGGCAACCTCCTCCAGACCCTCTACAACCTCGCGGACGTGTTCTGGGTGGGCCGAGTCAGCCCCGAGGCCGTCGCCGCGGTGTCGCTCATGTTCCCGCTCTCGTGGATGTTCGTCTCCACGGCGATGGGCCTCACCGCGGCGACCATCGCGCTCGTCTCCCAGCACGTCGGCGCCGGCGAGGACCGCCGGGCCGACGAGGTGGTCGGCCAGACGACGCTGCTGGCGATCGGCGTCTCCGTCGTGTTGGCCGCCGTCGGACTGCTCGCGCGCCGCCCGCTGTTGAACTGGATCGGCGCCGAGGGCGTCGTGTTCACGGAGGCGCTGGCGTACATCGAGGTGATCTTCCTCACCCTCCCGCTCACGTTCCTCTTCTTCGCCTTTCGTGCCTCCCTGCAGGGCGCCGGCGACACCAAGACCGCGATGTGGCTCGTGGCCGCCTCCGCAGGCGTCAACATCGTCATCGACCCCGTGTTCATCCTCGGGGTCGGACCGATCCCCGCGATGGGGACGCGGGGCGCCGCCGTCGCGACGTTCATCTCCCGCGCGCTCGCCGCCGCGGCCGGGATCTACGTCCTCGTGAGGGGGGACTGGGGGATCCAGCTCCACCTCGGCGACCTCCGGCCAAACCCCGCGGTGCTGCGCAAGCTCGTCGATATCGGGTATCCGGGCACGCTGGACGGCTGGGCCCGCTCGTTTGCCGCGGTGGCGATGGCCGCGCTGGTCGCGCGGTTCGGCCCGGCCGCGACCGCCGCCTACGGCGTCGGCGTCCGCCTGATGTCCGTCTCCTGGAGCGTCGCCGGCGCGGTCGGGCAGGCGACGGCGACGGGCGTCGGGCAGAACCTCGGCGCCGACACGCCCGACCGCGCGAGCCGGGTCGCGTGGACCGCCACCGGCGGCACGATGGCCGTCCTCGCGCTCGCGGGCGCCGTCGTCTGGTTCCTCCCCGCCCTCGCGATCCGCGTGTTCGTCAACGACGCCGCCGTCGTCGAGGAGGGCGTCTCGTTCCTCCGGATCACCGCGCCCGCGTGGGCCGCCTTCGGCGGGCTGATGGTGCTACAGGGGGCGTTCCGCGGCGCCGGCGACACCCGCACCGCGATGGGGCTGTCGCTGCTCTCGCGGTGGGGGCTGCGCATCCCCGCGGCCGTCGTGCTGGCGTACTCGTTCACCGTCGTCGTCCCCGGAGTCGGCCCGGTGTCGGGACTGGGGCTCGGCCCCGACGGCCTCTGGTGGGCGTGGACGTTCGGCGCGGTCGGGTCGCTGATCGTGGGAGCGCTGTGGTTCCTCCGGGGGACGTGGACCGAGGGCGTGGTCGAACGAGACGAGGGGCCGGAACCCGGTCTCGACGCGGCGGGAGGCTCCGACCGCGACGGCGAAACGAGACCCGACCACGACGGCGACGACGGCGATGGCGACCCCGCGACCGACGACTGA
- a CDS encoding metal ABC transporter permease: protein MTAPTIPLTAAGGGVVDRVLAVLLDDLWGGLLDGLAGAAGVDVLSLPFMQRAYLAAVCVAIVGPLVGSFLVHREMAMIGDTLAHAAFAGVAAGLFVNAVLAVAVPPLATALVVAALAALVVQTLVDYAGAYRDTSLAIVLTGSFAVGSVLITAADGGIAVGINAYLFGSLATVSRANAGVLLAMTTLVGLAVGAAYRPLVYVTFDEVGARAAGIDVTRYNRLLAVLTAVVVVGAMQIMGVILVAAMLVIPVAAASPVTGFKRSIAASVAAGLLATVAGVTLSYWYDVAAGGTIVLTAIAVYGVVVVGSRLRGRLASSRRERGARANADAVGTDAGTGSGTVTADGGDGAE, encoded by the coding sequence ATGACGGCACCGACCATCCCGCTCACGGCCGCCGGAGGAGGCGTCGTCGACCGGGTGCTTGCGGTCCTGCTGGACGACCTGTGGGGCGGCCTCCTCGACGGTCTCGCGGGCGCGGCCGGCGTCGACGTGCTCTCGTTGCCGTTCATGCAGCGGGCGTATCTCGCTGCGGTGTGCGTCGCGATCGTCGGCCCGCTCGTCGGGAGCTTCCTCGTCCACCGCGAGATGGCGATGATCGGCGACACGCTGGCGCACGCGGCCTTCGCGGGCGTCGCCGCCGGCCTGTTCGTCAACGCGGTCCTCGCGGTCGCGGTGCCGCCGCTGGCGACCGCGCTGGTCGTCGCCGCCCTCGCCGCGCTGGTCGTCCAGACGCTCGTCGACTACGCCGGCGCCTACCGCGACACGTCGCTGGCGATCGTGCTCACCGGTTCGTTCGCGGTCGGGAGCGTGCTGATCACCGCCGCCGACGGCGGCATCGCCGTCGGGATCAACGCCTACCTGTTCGGGTCGCTGGCGACCGTCTCGCGCGCGAACGCCGGGGTCCTGCTGGCGATGACGACCCTGGTCGGCCTCGCGGTCGGCGCCGCCTACCGGCCGCTGGTGTACGTCACCTTCGACGAGGTCGGCGCCCGCGCCGCCGGCATCGACGTGACGCGGTACAACCGCCTGCTCGCGGTGCTCACCGCGGTGGTCGTCGTCGGCGCGATGCAGATCATGGGCGTCATCCTCGTCGCCGCGATGCTCGTGATCCCCGTCGCCGCCGCGTCCCCCGTGACCGGCTTCAAGCGGTCGATCGCCGCGAGCGTCGCCGCCGGCCTCCTCGCCACCGTCGCGGGCGTCACGCTGTCGTACTGGTACGACGTCGCCGCCGGCGGGACGATCGTGCTCACCGCGATCGCCGTGTACGGGGTCGTTGTCGTCGGGTCGCGCCTGCGCGGTCGCCTCGCGTCCAGTCGTCGCGAACGGGGCGCGCGGGCCAACGCGGACGCGGTCGGTACCGACGCGGGAACCGGATCCGGGACGGTCACGGCGGACGGCGGCGACGGCGCCGAGTGA
- a CDS encoding metal ABC transporter substrate-binding protein, with product MEHTRRAVLGAVGGVGAGTVAGCLGSRADGGATAGDDAGAGDAAVQATFFVFGDLASAVAGDATSTDLLVPVGQHGHGWEPGPRVRESIRAADLLVHGMSGFQPWADDIAVDLAADDAGVRTVDASADVDLLAPDEEGDHDHGAEEDHNHDEHETETDHHNEHETETDHHDEHEGDEDHGHGAGTDPHFWMDPLRVRTAVGTVREALSSVDPGGADAHEANAAAFRVELDALHERIDSTIAEADRDVLLVAGHNSVRYLGERYGLHVETLTGLAPDDRPTTRDIERAQAVIAEHDLRHVCADPIESQRAADQLVAETDAEAVLPLTAMPGLTDEWAERDWGYLDVMREVNVPTLERALRR from the coding sequence ATGGAACACACGCGACGAGCCGTCCTCGGAGCCGTCGGTGGGGTCGGCGCGGGCACAGTAGCCGGCTGTCTGGGTTCGCGCGCGGACGGCGGTGCGACCGCCGGCGACGACGCGGGAGCGGGCGATGCGGCGGTACAGGCGACGTTCTTCGTTTTCGGCGATCTCGCGAGCGCGGTCGCCGGCGACGCGACGAGCACTGACCTGTTGGTTCCGGTCGGACAGCACGGTCACGGCTGGGAGCCCGGGCCGCGTGTCCGCGAGTCGATCCGGGCCGCCGACCTCCTCGTCCACGGAATGTCGGGGTTCCAGCCGTGGGCCGACGACATCGCCGTCGACCTCGCGGCCGACGACGCCGGCGTCCGGACCGTCGACGCCAGCGCCGACGTGGACCTGCTGGCGCCCGACGAGGAGGGTGACCACGACCACGGCGCCGAGGAGGACCACAACCACGACGAACACGAAACCGAGACCGACCACCACAACGAACACGAAACCGAGACCGACCACCACGACGAGCACGAGGGCGATGAGGATCACGGCCACGGAGCCGGAACGGATCCTCACTTCTGGATGGACCCGCTGCGCGTCCGCACCGCGGTCGGAACCGTCCGGGAGGCGCTCTCGTCGGTCGACCCCGGCGGGGCCGACGCCCACGAGGCGAACGCCGCGGCGTTCCGAGTGGAACTCGACGCGCTCCACGAGCGCATCGACTCGACGATCGCCGAGGCCGACCGCGACGTGCTTCTCGTTGCGGGCCACAACTCCGTCCGCTATCTTGGCGAGCGATACGGCCTCCACGTCGAGACGCTGACGGGATTGGCACCGGACGACCGCCCGACGACGCGCGACATCGAGCGCGCGCAGGCGGTCATCGCCGAGCACGACCTCCGCCACGTCTGTGCGGACCCGATCGAGTCGCAGCGGGCGGCCGACCAGCTCGTCGCCGAGACGGATGCCGAGGCGGTGCTGCCGCTGACAGCGATGCCCGGGCTGACCGACGAGTGGGCCGAACGCGACTGGGGCTACCTCGACGTGATGCGGGAGGTGAACGTCCCGACGCTGGAGCGGGCGCTGCGGCGATGA